A single genomic interval of Polaribacter vadi harbors:
- a CDS encoding SusC/RagA family TonB-linked outer membrane protein codes for MSIFSKKKSFFNTKKILLPLLFFFSIAISYSQEIVVSGSVKESNTNSPIPGVNIIIKGKTIGITSDFDGLYSIKASLNDILVFSYLGYAPKEIKVTSATINVFLEEDTQSLDEIVIIGYGTTTVKDATGAVTAITEKNFNKGNITTAENLLNGKVAGLTINTGGEPGAGSTIRIRGGASLGASNDPLIVINGLPVDNNAIGGSRSILSSINPNEIASFSILKDASATAIYGSRASNGVIIITTKKGSRNLNVNLDMNFGINTLPNKVDVFSGDELRNLVSSVNPSLTPLLGNANTDWQDEIYNNSATSIINASANGMLLNKIPARISIGRTFQEGLQLTSRFERNNASFNLNPNFLNNSLKISVNGNASFERNRFASGQAANALTFDPTQPVYDENSPFGGYFQYYTDNNDGVINEDDLTALAPFNPLAELLQRRSISNIQRFYGNVKIDYNFNFLPELSAVLNVGMDKQNADGTVRVSDKNPLAQNDGSLVGSYSEYTNSQNNTLLDGYLSYNKEWNNFNVDGTAGYSYQKFTNKRYVSGELLDDGPDSEPVNNVDPNLVLIGFFGRANFSFYDKYLLTLSYRRDGTSRFSKENRWGNFPSAAIAWKIKEDLFPESENLSSLKLRLGWGITGQQDIGRNNLDLFLSRYIRGLPSSQYIFGDTTTPVGIPQFRNEELKWEETTTYNIGFDYGLFNDKITGSLEGFYKESKDLLSNAAISDGSNFSNSGFQNIGNFTSQGIEFSIGGDLITNDDGLNIDFNFNTTFIKTEIKKLALDQDQLVGGADGGTGNTAQIHREGFTPFSFFVYKQVYDSNNNPIEGAYADLNGDNLITDADKYIHHNGAPSVTFGYASNFYYKNFDLSFNLRANIDNYVYNNVNSSRAQYDLLENSSVVANLPTSVLQSNFNTTENVILSDYYIENASFLRMDNITTGYTFNEIFSNKSSIRLSASVQNVFVITNYSGLDPEVFNNGIDNTITPRPRTFTIGANIKF; via the coding sequence ATGTCTATTTTCTCAAAAAAGAAAAGTTTTTTTAATACCAAAAAAATACTTTTACCTTTATTATTCTTTTTTTCCATAGCAATTTCATATTCTCAAGAAATTGTTGTTTCTGGTTCCGTTAAAGAATCAAATACAAATAGTCCAATTCCAGGAGTTAATATTATTATTAAAGGAAAAACAATAGGAATTACATCAGATTTTGATGGTCTCTATTCTATTAAAGCGTCCTTAAATGATATTTTAGTTTTTAGTTATTTAGGTTATGCACCTAAAGAGATTAAAGTTACATCAGCAACAATCAATGTTTTTCTAGAAGAAGATACACAAAGTTTAGATGAAATTGTTATCATAGGTTATGGTACAACTACTGTTAAAGATGCAACAGGAGCTGTAACTGCAATAACAGAGAAAAACTTTAATAAGGGAAACATAACTACAGCAGAAAATTTATTAAATGGTAAAGTAGCAGGATTAACAATTAATACTGGTGGAGAACCAGGTGCAGGTTCTACCATAAGAATTAGAGGTGGAGCATCTTTAGGAGCCTCAAACGATCCTCTAATCGTAATAAATGGTTTGCCTGTAGATAATAATGCTATTGGTGGTTCTCGTTCTATTTTAAGTTCAATTAATCCTAATGAAATAGCATCATTTTCAATTTTAAAAGATGCTTCTGCTACTGCAATTTATGGTTCTAGAGCATCAAATGGTGTTATTATAATAACAACTAAAAAAGGATCTAGAAATCTGAATGTGAATTTAGATATGAATTTCGGTATCAATACACTTCCTAATAAAGTTGATGTTTTTTCAGGTGATGAGCTACGTAATTTAGTAAGTAGTGTAAACCCTAGTTTAACTCCTTTGTTAGGCAATGCAAATACAGATTGGCAAGATGAAATTTATAATAATAGTGCAACTTCTATTATAAATGCTTCTGCAAACGGAATGTTACTCAATAAAATACCTGCAAGAATTTCTATAGGAAGAACTTTTCAAGAAGGATTGCAGTTAACCTCTAGATTTGAAAGAAATAATGCCTCTTTTAATCTAAACCCTAACTTCTTAAACAACAGTTTAAAAATTAGTGTTAATGGTAATGCTTCTTTTGAAAGAAATAGATTTGCTTCAGGTCAAGCAGCAAATGCATTAACTTTCGATCCTACACAACCTGTTTATGATGAAAACTCACCATTTGGAGGTTACTTTCAGTATTATACAGATAATAATGATGGTGTAATTAATGAAGATGATTTAACTGCATTAGCTCCATTTAATCCTTTGGCTGAGTTATTACAAAGAAGAAGTATAAGTAATATTCAGCGTTTTTATGGGAATGTTAAAATAGATTATAATTTTAATTTTTTACCAGAATTATCTGCAGTTTTAAATGTAGGTATGGATAAACAAAATGCTGATGGTACAGTAAGGGTTTCTGATAAAAATCCTTTAGCTCAGAATGATGGAAGTTTGGTGGGTTCTTATTCAGAATACACAAACAGTCAAAATAACACACTTTTAGACGGGTATTTATCTTATAATAAAGAATGGAATAATTTTAATGTTGATGGAACTGCTGGATATTCTTATCAAAAATTCACCAATAAAAGATATGTAAGTGGCGAATTGTTAGATGATGGTCCAGATTCTGAACCAGTAAACAATGTAGATCCTAATTTGGTACTAATTGGTTTTTTTGGTAGAGCAAATTTTTCATTTTACGATAAATATTTACTTACACTTTCTTACAGAAGAGATGGTACATCAAGATTTAGTAAAGAAAATAGATGGGGTAATTTTCCATCTGCAGCAATTGCTTGGAAAATAAAAGAAGATTTGTTTCCAGAATCTGAAAACCTATCATCTTTAAAATTAAGATTAGGTTGGGGTATTACAGGTCAACAAGATATTGGTAGAAATAATTTAGATTTATTTTTATCTAGATATATAAGAGGTTTACCAAGTTCTCAATATATTTTTGGAGATACTACAACACCTGTTGGGATACCACAATTTAGAAATGAAGAACTAAAATGGGAAGAAACTACAACGTATAACATAGGTTTTGATTATGGTTTATTTAACGATAAAATTACAGGTTCTTTAGAAGGGTTTTATAAAGAATCTAAAGATTTATTATCTAATGCAGCTATTTCTGATGGTTCTAATTTTAGTAATTCTGGTTTTCAAAACATAGGGAATTTCACTTCTCAAGGTATTGAATTTTCAATTGGAGGTGATTTAATTACCAATGATGATGGTTTAAATATCGATTTTAATTTCAACACTACTTTTATCAAAACAGAAATTAAAAAGTTAGCATTAGATCAAGATCAATTAGTTGGTGGCGCAGATGGTGGAACAGGAAATACAGCCCAAATTCATAGAGAAGGTTTTACGCCATTTTCATTTTTTGTATATAAGCAAGTTTACGATAGCAACAATAATCCTATAGAAGGCGCTTATGCAGATTTAAATGGAGATAATTTAATTACAGATGCAGATAAATATATTCATCATAATGGAGCTCCTTCTGTAACATTTGGTTATGCATCAAACTTTTACTATAAAAACTTTGATTTATCTTTTAATTTAAGAGCCAATATAGATAATTACGTCTATAATAATGTAAACTCCTCTAGAGCTCAATATGATTTGCTAGAGAACAGTTCTGTAGTTGCAAATTTACCAACATCAGTATTACAATCTAATTTTAATACCACAGAAAATGTAATACTTTCTGATTATTATATAGAAAACGCTTCTTTTTTAAGGATGGACAACATAACTACTGGCTATACTTTTAATGAAATTTTTAGCAATAAATCTTCCATCAGATTATCAGCAAGTGTTCAAAATGTATTCGTAATTACAAATTACTCAGGTTTAGATCCAGAAGTATTTAATAATGGAATAGACAATACTATTACACCAAGACCAAGAACTTTTACCATTGGTGCAAACATAAAATTTTAA